A region of the Oncorhynchus clarkii lewisi isolate Uvic-CL-2024 chromosome 4, UVic_Ocla_1.0, whole genome shotgun sequence genome:
cttgcatccatagctctgggCTGGGAAATTGAGTTTTGGCGCCGGTACAGCCGACAAGCACTAGCTAATGCTACCTGTATACAGATTGATACTTGGAGCCAAATATCAATATATCCTCCCAAAATAACATTGTGATAAGTAACTGTATAGATTTCCCCCCCATAACTAATAGCTCTGTGTACTGTTAGGGACCACTGTAGCAAGTGTTGACTTTAGTATCAGTCTGTTCCAGGTGCCCTGAGCTGTTGAGGGTAACCATTAGAGCAGGCAATAGTTCatgggcggcagatagcctagcagttaagagcgttgggccagtaactgaaaggttgctggtttgaatccccgagccaactaggtgaaaaatatgctcttgagcaaggcacttaaccctaattgcttgcaagtcactctggataaagaGCGTctgcaaaaatataaatgtttgaacatgagtggttacatttctccaaggCCATCCCTCTGCTTCCTACCAAAACACAGGAGGAGTGTCTGCTTTGTCGCTCTTTTTTAAACAATGTCCACTATTTTTCTGAAATAATGTGtttgagggcctcccgggtggcgcagtggttaagggtgctgtactgtgCCACCAGaaaccctgggttcgcgcccaggctctgtcgcaaccggccgcgaccgggaggtccatggggcgacgcacaattggcccagcgtcgtctgggttagggagggtttggccggtagggatatccttgtctcatcgcgcaccagcgactcctgtggcgggccgggcgcagtgcgcaagGTTGcgaggtgcatggtgtttcctcagacacattggtgcggctggcttccgggttggatgcgcgctgtgttaagaagcagtgcggcttggttgggttgtgtatcggaggacgcatgactttcaaccttcgtctctgagacaagacagtagctactaaaacaattggataccatgaaattggggagaaaaagggctaaaaattcaaaacaaaaataaTGTGTTTGATTTACGTTGAAAGTAAACAGCATCATGATTCTACTCTTCTATAAAATAAAtggactttcaaccttcgtctctgagacaagacagtagctactaaaacaattggataccacgaaattggggagaaaaagggctaaaaattcaaaacaaaaataaTGTGTTTGATTTATTAAAATGAAACATCACAACAATCAACGTTGAAAGTAAACAGCATCATGATTCTACTCTTTTATGAAATaaatgaacaccttcctaatattgagttgaacccccttttgccctcagaaaagcctcaatGGACTTTTCAAGGTGTCGAAacagttccacagggatgctggcccatgtggactccaatgtttcccacagttgtgtcaaggtcctttggaccattcttgatacacacaagcaactgttgagtgtgaaaaacccagcagcgttgcagttcttgatacacaAACCAATCCGCCTGACACCCGTTCAAAGTCACTTAAATAATGTattttgcccattcaccttctgaatggcgcacacacacacacgtctcaaggcttaaaaatcattctttaacctgtctcttccctttcatctacactggttgaagtggatttaacaagtgacatcagtaagggatcaaagctttcacctggtcgGTCTATATATGTTCCGAAGGTTTTGTACACTTTTAGGAAGGATATTCCCACAAACAGTGATCTTATCCAAAAGGTGCATGGAAGATTTCAAATTATAGCAAAGATCTAGTGACCGACGATGaccactactatactgtagtactcaCTTGAAAGCAGTCATTATGTTACTGATCAATAGTTTATAATTTACATTTCCTTTTGATGATATTGACACTAGAGGCGGGGTACACTATAAATACAAATTAGTGgaattggctatttcagccacacccgttgctaacaggtgtataaaatagagcacacagtcatgcaaactccatagacaaacattggcagtagaatggctttccTGACGAGctctgactttcaacgtggcaccgtcataggatgccacctttcaaacaagtcagttcgtcaaatttctaccctgttagagctgccacggtcaactgtaagtgctgttattttgaagtggaaacgtctaggagcaacaacggctcagccgcgaagtagtaggtcacacatgctcacagaacgggaccggcgagtgcttaaccgtgtaaaaatcatctgtcctgagttgcaacactcaccaccgacttccaaactgcctctggaagcaacgtcagcacaataacttttcATCCGGAGCTTcttgaaattggtttccatggccaagcagccgcacacaagcctacgaTTACTATGCGCAACGCCAAGCTTCAGCTAGAGTGCtataaagcttgccaccattggactctggagcactctctggagtgatgaattacgcctcaccatctggcagtctgacagacaaatcAGGGTTTTGGCGGATGCTAGGAGAACGCTACcagcccgaatgcatagtgccaactgtaaagtttggtgggggaggaataatggtctggggctgtttttcatgtttcgggctaggccccttagttccagaaGGGAATCTTAACACTatagcatacaattacattctagatgattctgtgcttccaactttgtggcaatagtttggggaaggccctttcctgtttcagcatgacaatgcccccgtgcacaaagcgaggtccatacagaaatggtttgttgagataggtatggaagaacttgactggcctgcacagagctctgacctcaaccccatcgaacacttttgggatgaattggaatgcgaACTGCGAGCCcaacctaatcgcccaacatcagtgcccgacctcactaatacatgtggctgaatggaagcaagcccccgcagcaatgttccaacatctagtggaaagccttcccagaagagtgaatgctgttttagcagcaaagagggaaccaactccatattaatgccaatgatttttggaatgagatgttcgaccagcaggtgtccacatacttttggtcatgtagtgtatataatcATGATACAGTACTTAAAACACAAGTGCTGGTTTGGATACCCACGGAAGACAAACAAAATCTGACATCAAAAAGTTTTCCCACTGTTAATAGGTTTTACAGAAATACATAACATTGGCTCATATAAATGAAAAATTGAAGAGAGTACATTGCGATTTGTATAAAGATGCCAAATTAGCAAGTGACAGTCAATTTACTGTCAGTTGTGATACAGGGATGAAAGCCTTGTTAGGAAAGTAATTAGCGAAGTAGTATGAATGGATTTGTAGGCCAATATCGCATCATTCATACAATTATAGAATTGGCTGATTTTGTCATTATTAAAATGTGTATCAAGATTTACTAAAGACTGACACAAATCATACGGAGTAGTGTTACGACCTTGCCGTTTACAACACTGATTACCATTCCCACAATGAAGCTAGCTTTCTTGGGAGTGGCGGTAACATGTCTGGCTCTGAACAGTAGTGTACTGGGTTTAAATCATGCGTCTCCCTCGTTTCGTAACAGAAAAACAAATAATCCCACACTTACTCTATTCCTATCCTGAACCTTGAAGCAAGGCAGACAACCCGATAgtacatttacataaataaataattcacttGGCTGATAGATGTCTTGAAAGGCCAGGTATATTGCATATCTGTCCTAGGTATCTTTGATCTGCTTTGAATCGTCCTTTGTCTTGGGAGGTATGATCTTAACCTCGAAGGGGATGAAATGCTCTAGAAGTGCTTTCGTGTCTTTCAAGTCAAGAGAGTACTCCTGGGCAACCTTGTCCAATGTCCATGTTTGGGGAGCATTCTTGTGATTGTTAAGAGCTTTTAGGGCCTCAGCAATAGACAGTTTGCCTTTGGGGACATCAGTGAGCTCCACAATCCCATAGGGGTCCCCCGGTAGGTTGAACTTCAGTGGTCTGCGCTCCTCCACGTTCTCCTCAGTCACCTCCTTTGGAGCCTGTTTGTATTGTAACAGAGTTGGGTGCCAATCAAGCAAATAGTCCTCATTTGAAATTTCAATTGAATAGTCATTATTTTAGGCTCTCACCTCGGTAGGATCCTTTGATTCCACATACACCGACTTCAGCAACCCCAGGAGGGGGTCGTTTCTCTTGTGGATGGCATCATTGATCTCAGTAACTGAAGGAAACAAAATCGTTTAGGCCTCAGGGGACAAAGAACAACATATTAAAGAAGTGTGACTGTGATACAGACTGGTATGTACTGGCAGCAGATCATAACGTTAGAAGTAAAGGGTGAACCCTAGTGTTGAATGGGTAATTTGCCATCTTTGCTGCTAACTAGTTAGGTATCTTAGTTTGTGCTTGTTACAGAATTGGAAAACCACAAATACGTACTCAACACTAAAACCTTGGTTTCAAATAGCTACAAAGCTGTAACGTTAAGAAACACTAGCCAGGACAGCAAGCTATGGTATACTTGCTAACAGCCTGGCTGGCGTAGCTACAGAGTTGACCCTCCCGACTTACACAAGTTCTTCAACGCAATAACAAAAATCCCTATGTACTCACCCTCTGTACTCTGAACAGAATCAATATGGGTCAGATGTCGGGGTGCCACTTCGGGTTTTGCCTTCCCAATCTCACGATGTACTCGGTTTTCTAAATTAAAATCCCTAAACAACCGTGCAACGCGAGCCCCCATTTTTGACACGATCACCTCCAGGAACTCTCAATGTACATTCCATGCTCGAACCGTCTAAGCCCTCTCTCGGGAGAACGGGTTCCAACATTTTCGACGGAGAGCGAGACGGTTCTATCATGGTAGCTGGAAATTATACAGCGACCCCGTCTGGCGCAGAGGACATCGAGCATCTTGTTCCGCGTCCATAATGATGCGAAGACACACAATTACCGACAGGTGGCAGCAGAGCCCTGGAGCCTATTCAGTACGAGCACAGTACAGTGTCGGTAGGCAGAAAGGATGGGAAACCTATGTGATGCCTCTGGTGTAGTGTAGAGTTTGTTCTATGAGTGAGTGTGACGCTCAAACCGAAGATGAGCTGGTTATCGTAGGTAAAGGTAAACACTAGAGTCTTACAGGTCTTCAGTCTTTtttctctttttaaaaaaaataggaaaacatTATCATGCAGGTTTTACATTCATACATGCAGTAAATGTAACATCTGTATTTGTTAGTGTATCTATAGGTTGAGTTTGAGTGAGTCTGACTTGGTTGTGGATTATATAGGAGCCTGGTTTGTGTTTTTTCTCTCTTGAGTAGCTTGGCCAGCCAAATCACCTTTACATAAGTGAACCCCACAGAGCACATCTGGCAATGATCTACTGCCAAGGACATATATcaaaatactgtagcctacagtattggagagacagacattttgcctatacagtgccttcagaaagtattcacaccttttggcttgttccacattgtgttgtgttaaagtgggattcaaattgatttaattgtcatgTTTTTGTCagcgatctacacaaaatactctgtaatgtcaaagtaaatatatatattttttacatctgtaaaaacaattatgaaaaataaaacagtaatatatgttgattagataagtattcaaccccctgagtcaatgcatgttagaatcaccattggcagcaattacagctgttaagtctttctgggtaagtctctaagagcgttcAACACCTGGATTGGGCaacatttgcatattattattttcaaaattcttcaagctctgtcaaatttgtTGTTCATCATTGCAGGACAACCCTTTTCAGTTCTTACCATAGATTTCCAAACAGAGTGAGTCCGTGtcacttattatgtgacttaagcACATTTTAGCTCCTGAACGcacttaggcttgccataacaaaggggttgaatacttattgactcaagaaatgtcagcttttaatttttaataaatttgtaaacatttctgaaaacataattccactttgacattatggggtgtttatgggtgtgtaggccagtgaccccctcaggctgtaacacaacaaaatgtgtaaaaagtcaaggggtgttctttctgaaggcactgtatatcattgaCTCGTGTGCCACTACTCACGTTCATAGGAATTAACAGCTTAAGTGGCGTTTGAGCAATGATGAAAATGTGTCAAAGGTCAGGGACTACGTACATTTGATATTGCCTGGCCGTCTCAGTACCTGGGTCATGTTTCTGACAGTCGGATCAGTCCTTAACACAGCCACGGCCATTGAGATTAATGATGAACTCATTgtactacagtaccagtcaaaggtttggacacacctactcatttaagggtttttctttatttttgctattttctacattgtagaaaatagtgcGCAAAGTagccatcaaggcaaaaggtggctactttgaagaatctaaaatatatttagatttgtttaacacttttttggttcttaacatgattccatatgtgttatttcatagttttgatttcttcactattattctacaatgtagaacaaagtaaaaaattaagaaaaacccttgaatgagaaggtgtgtccaaacctttgacaggtactgtatatcacCACAACATTTGAGACATGATACTGGTACCCTTTCAATCACATTTGATTTAGCATAAAACTCTTTATTGAATGACATGACAATGATAAAAGGCAGTGAAAATTCGTTTTTTAATGAGATGACAAAACAATGAATTCTGATTGTTGCTAGCCAGCCCTGACCAAAAGATGCTACCTGATTGTCATGAGGGCTTTCATAATCTCGGCACCCAGAACTAAATCTCTGCACTGTCACAAGAGACTAGGGCTTCCATGACTCATAGTTTAGGTAAATTCATTAGCAAGATACAGCAGACTTAGGCTGTAGTGGTATAGTGGATTGAGCTCCCCACCCACCTAATCAAATTTAATTCAACTAgcggtgtgttgtgttgtagctcCTCCCCCTGCAGGCAGAAGAGTCATGTGTCTAGAATCTAGAATCTAAACTGTAATGTTGGCGTACACATTTTCAGTAGACACATCTGGGAatttacagaaagagagacagtgcCCACCCTCACATGTCCAAAACACACCAGAGGAAGTGAAGACTTGTTAGCATGTCTCTCCTTATTATCTGTGGGACTGAGCAGGAGTGAGTAAATATTGATACAACCAACCTCCTGATCGGAGGATAACTTTATCATACACTCATTTGACGACAGATATGCCAATACAGGTACAAGgctattttacatacagtatttccCCCCCAAATCTCTTCCACCAATGCCCACCAAAAATCGACCCCTCTCCTAGCATTTGAGTTCTCCCTTTCCTCACATATCCATGACTAGCATAGTAGTTGTTTCATCCCAACCAAAGTAACACAAAGGTCAAAGGTCCTCATCCCTGTAGTGCCGCCTGTAGATCCATTAGTTAAGAGTCagtaacaacaaaaaacattggTTCCCAACGATTCCACATCATAACATCAAGAGGAGGAGCAGGTTGTGTAATTATATTAGGTAGGTTTGGTGATGGACAATAAGATGAATCTATGCTAGCATATAAGTGAATGGGCTTCACCAACATACTGCAAGTAGTCATACAGGTGAGAGCATGAAAGCAAATCTGTTACAGTTGGAGAGTAAAATGTACTTTCCCAAGTGTATTACTCTAAATGGAATTACATGGACCCTGACAGCTTAAGAACAATATCACAAGACTTAAATTGGGGTGGTGGGGGTGACAATGTGATCGGTTATGCGGGTAAGCCAATTAGGTTAAATGCAATGGTATTATACTGCAGTTATGGACACAGAGAGGACCACCGACTGAGGTAACATATTTCTATAGCTTTTTATCTGCAAAGTCCCCACATTCATCAGGCAAAAGCAAATACACaatgaaaaaaaatcacatttgcaCATCTATGCATATTGTTCTTTTCTCATTACAAAGAGTAGAAATAATACCACAAAAATATATCTTGTTTGAACATATGTACATTCTTTCTATCATGcccacagagagaggcagatatatcTGCATTTTAGTGGCTAGCAATCTTTGATATAAAGCAACATGTTCCACTCTAAATGCTACATTAAAAAGTTCACACAGACTCCATTCTAAAGCTCCACAGAAGCTTAGGATCTCAAAGATGGTCTGGCTTCATTTCGTTACTAAATCTATCAATTCCTATTTGGAATTAATTCTTTCCTGGACACTCATCAGGTAGACTTGGCTCAGACTGAGGCGTATGGTGCATTTGATTCACCCATGGCAAACGGTTCAATCGGTCTGCACATGGACTATTCCCCTCGCCGCACAGTGATCATGTCAACACTGTGCATGAGAGCAGGAGGAGTAGAGGCAGAGTAAGATGAAGCTGTCGATGAGCAGGATGCCATAGAAACACCTCTGGGTGTGCAGACTTCTGCCTCTCTGGAAGCGTGTCAATAACACAGACAGTAGCAGGAAGAAGGTGGCTATGTTTAAGATGAGGAATAGTCTGATATAAGAGGATGAGTTCGACAGACTGTCACTGTTGGCCGTCGCCAACACGTGGACCTCCTTGAACTTGCGACCCTTCACGAAGCCTCCCTTCCGGCCTTTTTTGGAGTCTCCATAATCCATAAAGGCCCTGGAGTCGCCGTCTTCCTCGGGGCTCTCCTCAATAATCCTCTTTGTAGTCTTCgatctctccttcttctcctttacCTCGATCTGTCCAAAGATGTCCGGCAGGCTCTCTGAGAGCTTGTCCCCAAGGTTCCCCAAGGCTTTATTGGCCCCCTTGCCCTTGCCCTGTTTCTTAGTCAGAGCAAACATTTTCTCAATGGCCTCCGTTTTCTTCTTGTCGGAGAACTGGAGGAGGCGCTCGGCCGTCTTGCGGAAGCTGGCCGTGTTGAGCACCCGGCCCAGGATGTGTC
Encoded here:
- the LOC139407043 gene encoding NADH dehydrogenase [ubiquinone] 1 alpha subcomplex assembly factor 4-like — encoded protein: MGARVARLFRDFNLENRVHREIGKAKPEVAPRHLTHIDSVQSTEVTEINDAIHKRNDPLLGLLKSVYVESKDPTEAPKEVTEENVEERRPLKFNLPGDPYGIVELTDVPKGKLSIAEALKALNNHKNAPQTWTLDKVAQEYSLDLKDTKALLEHFIPFEVKIIPPKTKDDSKQIKDT